The Filimonas lacunae genomic sequence CGCCATCCAGGTCGTACACCATAAACTGCGTATAGTGCGCACCATCCCGTATGTTTTTGCCCAGGTTTATCTGCCATAAAAAAGTACCATCCAGTTTATACGCCTGAAAAATGGGCGGATCGGTAATGCCTGCCTGGGAGTTATCATGACTCACCCCGGTTTGATGCAGCACAATTTCATATTCACCATCGCCATCCAGATCGCCTACCGACACATCATTGGCGGAGTATCCTGCTATCACATGCAGGGGAATAGACAAATAAGGGTTGGCAGCTGCTTTCAGCACATATGTCCAGGCAGTTTCCTGTTCTTTGCCACCTATCACCGGTTTTACTACATAGGTGTTTTCTACGGCCAGGTTGGCGGTGCTGTCTTTGAAACAAGTAGCAGTGTACAACACTTGCGGGGTTAATAACTGTGGCTGTTTACCGTTTTCACTCCGGTAAACGCGAAATCCGATTTTATCGTCATCAGTAGCCAGCAATCGCCAGCTTACCATTACATCTTTTTCCGTGGGCATGGCTATCACACCTCTTCCCAGGTATTCCATCTGGCGTTGGGCTGTTGCAGTGGTCAATACCACCAACAGACATAGCAATACATTACTTACCGGTTTGTACATATTTATGCATTCGTCTTATAAAAACACATTCAGCAAGGCCACTACCTGAGGAATTTCTCCCCGCATAGCAGCCCTGCTGAATGCGTTTTTCTTTGACTGGTATTTGTTGAATTAGTTTATAATTTCAAAACTTTTATTGATTGTTTATTTTTTGCACCTGCCACCTTGATAATATACGTGCCGGGTGCCACTCTACCACCTGCTTCTGCCTGGTCAGTGCCTTTTCCGCTTTCCTGCAACCTGCCTGCCATGTCAAACAGGGTAAAGCTAAATGCCCCCTTACATTTGATCAGGAAGGTAGAATTCGTAGGGTTAGGTGTTACGGTTACGGCAATACTGGCATCTTCCGTTGCCACCTTGGCAGCCAACGCCGTAGTAGTTACCGGTGTAAACTTAAATTGCTGATGCGTAGCGCCGCTACAGGTATACTGCTGTGCAAGTGCATTGGTGGCGGTAGAAGCATTGGCAATTTCTATACACTTGCCACTATGCCTTGGGCTTAACTCAAAATAGCCACCGCCTACCGGTATAACAGCAAACTGTTGGTTGGTAGCAGTAGAAGGATTATACTGTATCACCCCAATAGCATCGGCAGTAGATTTACCAGTAATATCCATGTTCTTGCTGCTATGCACAGCAGTAAGCTGGTAATAACCATTATCGGTGGCTGTTACTGTCCAACGCTGGCTGGTAGAGGTCGCCGATACTGCATTCTGCACCACCGCTGCGTTATTAGCAGTAGAAGCCGCAAGCAGATCCAGGTTTAAACCACTATGCCTGGCTGTGATGTTATACACCGCACCAGATACTAACTCCGTATTAGTAGTACCCGGCGTATAAATATTAGGCGTTGGCGGAGCAGCCATGCCTTCTCCTAAATAAAAGCTGGGATGCGGCGGTTGATTATACGCTGTGTTTTGCCAGGCCACTGCCACGCGATATTGCGGGTCGTGCATTAACGTATAAAAACGGTTGGTAGCTACAATAGTGGTAGTATAAATATTCAGCGCCGTGCTGGTGCTGTTGCGCAGAATAATTTCCTCCCGCCAGTCGCCCAGTATATCGGCAGTAACACAAGGATTGGCCTTGGTACTGTTGTTAGAAGCACCGGAACCATTAGCCGCATCTGATAAGGTTTTAATTCGGCTGGAAGTATTGCTGGCATATACCCATTTATCGAGGTTTACACCATCCAGTAATTCTCGCTGCAAATCAGCATCCCACCACACTACATGGTTTACCGAAGGACGCGTAGTGCCTATCTGGTTGCCTTTACAATCATATAAATATCCGGCAGTGCCCCAACACTCATATCCTTTATAACGGGGATCAATATCAGCAGCCAAAGCCCTGCCTACATCGGTAGTAGCGGCTACACCCCACAAAGGTGTGCCTGTATTGGCATCTCTGAACTCCAAACCATATACACCATACTGGCTGGGTGTTTCGTGGCATTGCCACACTTCCTGCCCGGGCCTGTCGGGGTCCATATCACTCATGTGCATGGCATCGCCGTGTCCCAGCCCATTGGCATATAAACCGGTGCCGTTATCATTAATAGCACTGGAACCGTTTACCACTTCGTCTTTTCCATCACCATCCACATCACCTACCGTAACCTGGTGATTGCCCTGTCCGGCATAAGCGCTGTTGCCTGAGGTGTTGCTGTCAAAAGTCCAGCGTTGTGTTAAAGTACCATTGCGCCAGTCCCATGCCACACGCACCAGGCGGGTATAATAACCACGACCCATTACCAGACTGGGCCTTTGTCCGTCTAAGTAAGCCACATTGGCCACAAAGCGGTCTACCCGGTTACCATAACTATCGCCCCAGGAAGAAACCGTACCTCTTGCAGGCAGGTAATTGGTAGTGGCCATAGCCGCACCGGTAAGGCCGTTAAAAATGGTAAGATATTCCGGGCCGGACAATACATACCCACTCGTGTTACGATAGTCTGCCGTAGAAGAGCCTATCACTGTGCCTACGCCATCAATAGTGGCATCGGCTGTTTTACAGGCCACTTCTGCTTTACCATCGCCATCCAGATCATATACCTGGAATTGTGTGTAGTGAGCGCCTGCACGAATGTTGCGCCCCAGGTCAATACGCCACAGGCGTGTACCATTCAGCTTATAGGCATCCAGGAATACATTACCCGTATAGCCCGATTGTGAATTGTCTTTTGAATTAGAAGGGTCCCATTTTAAAACAATCTCATACTCTCCATCTCCATCCAGATCGGCCACACTGGCATCGTTGGCGCTATAGGTGTAGGCTACACCATCTGGCGTTGTGCCGCCGGCCGGCGCGGTTATAGGCACACTGAGATAAGAGGTGGTGGTAACAGAAGCGGCGGCAGAAGCGGCTTGCTCTACCCCGCTGATCACCGGCTTAATGGTATAAGAACCATTGGTGGTTACATTGTCAACATAATTAGTAGAGGTGGTGATAGGTGTGCTGTTGAGCTTAGTGGTGCCCCTGTACACATTAAACGAAATAGTGGAAGGATCGGTACCCAGCAAACGCCAGCCTACATATACCTGGCTGCTGCTGGTGCGAACGGCTACTACACCGCGACCCAGTTTTTCCATTTGTTTCTGAGCGTACATACTGTTGCTGAAAAGCAGGGTGATGAAGAAAAGGAGGGTGGTGCATACCCCCATACATGACTTACCCTTTGGCAGGAAGTAAATGTTTACTTTCATATGGCTTATGTTTTGATGACAAAAAACTCTTTGTCGCTTGTACAGTCCATTAGGTAAGATGCAGCAATCGTAAAATGATACATTTAAAAATAAACGTAACCTTCATAACAGCTGTCCTGCACTGTTATGAAGGGAACATAAGGGGGAACAGGCTTAATGCCTATTCCCCTGGTATGGTAACTTTTGATCCGTCTGTTGCGGTGATAGTAACATTCTTTGCTTTCCAGCCTTTTGCAAACTTAATTTCTCCTGCGGTGGAAGCTTCTATAGTTACATTGGCAAATTCAAAATGCTGTAAAGCACTCTCTTCCAGGCCAATGGCTAAAATACCCTGCTTACTGTTGCGGGCCTTGATGCCATCTACATACACATCTTTAAAATAAGGCCTGCCCTGCTCAGGAGTTACCTGCTGTAACAGCTTTTTCCAGATCACGGGTATAGAATCATATTGATAACCAGCCGGTAATTTTGAATAGCTGTAAGCCGGATTCCAATTCATGGTAAAATTGAGCGGTATACTTACACTATCCATATCAATATTGCGGATATAAATATCGCTGATGGTGCCCCCACGTGTTAACGCAGATTTAATCAGGAAGCCATTCTTTGTACCTCTTGCCATCAGGTCGGTAGCCAGCACATGGTTTATGCCACCAGAGGTTTCACTGCCCAGGGTAACAATGCCAGCGCCTTTGCGGGCAATACATTTCCTGATCACTACATATTCTGTAGGACGGTTTACGCGTAAGCCATCCGCATCACGTCCCGCCTTTAAACAAAAATCATCGTCGTTACAATCTACATCGCAGTTCTGCACCAGCACCCAGGTACTGGAATCAATGTCTATACCATCCGTGCTGGGGCCGTGACCATCTTCATTATTACGAATCACCAGGCCATCTACGGTAAGATGATCGGAATACAATAACTGCACGGTCCAGAAACCGGCATTTTTGAGGGTAATGCCTTTCAGGCTGATATCAGAAGACTCCTGCACCAATAAAGTGCGTACCCGCTTGGCATCATAATCTACTATACAGCGCAATCCTTTTTTCTCGTAGTCTTTGCGCATGTCCCAGTATTTATCCCAGCAGAATTTGCCCCGGGCATTCACTGTGCCTTCGCCGGTGATGGCTACATTCTTCTGACCTATCACGTTGAGTAAAGCAGCGGGCCATGTGGTTTCAATGCCGGCAATACGGGTATTGATTTCCGGATAATCGTCAAAGTTCTGACTGCCCAGTAAGGTAACACCCTTACCTATATTCAGGTTAACACCATTTTTCAGGAACAATGCACCCGTAACATAATTACCGGGAGCAAACGAAACCACACCGCCACCCTTGCCCGCACAAGCGTCAATAGCCGCTTGTATGGCTTTGGTGTTAAGTGTTTGTCCATCGCCCACTGCACCATAGTTATTAACAGGAAAGGTGGCTGTAGCAGCAGGAAATTTCCGCGCGCCTACTTTTGCCGCCCACGATACATCCTGTTTTTGCGCCAATGCAGCAAACGCCATGCTGCACACAACAGCCACTAACAGCACTATTCTTTTCATATGGCTTTGTGTATTAGTTTTTACCTTCTGTTATCCCTTTCCAGTTGTCTGTTCTGAAAGGTGATGCAGGAAGAAATGATTTGTTATACAAATTAGGCATAGGTACATTGCGCCATGCAAAACGCACCGCTACGGGCTTGTCAATAGCATCGCTCCATACCACTACTTCATTGCCTTCTATCACTGCCTGGGCAGGTACAAATTTTTCATCGCTACCAGCAATGGTAAACTCCTGTAAAGCCGCATCGCCTTTAGCCACCAGGCCACCATCTACATAATCAAACTGTATCCTTATCTTCTTGCCCTCTACTTTCATAGAGCGGTAAATAGGGCCGGAACAGGTGATGTCTTTAAAGCCATAGTTATTATGCAAAGCCCACAGGCTCAGGCGTTCGCCTACCAGCTTTTTATTACGTGGGTGAATGTCCAGCGAATCACCGTTATCGGTAGTAACCGCCATACCCGTATGTGCCACATGCTGGAAAGTAAGCAGCTGCGCTTCTCTTATCTCGGGGTTCTGGCTACGGTGCGGAGAAATCTGTACAAAGTAAAAAGGCAGTGCGTTGTTCTTAAAATCATCCCGCCAGTTCTCGATCATAGCCGGGAACAAACGGCGGTATTGATAAGCATGTTCTGCGTTGTTCTCACCCTGGTACCATATTACGCCTTTTAAAGTGTAAGGCACAATAGGCGAGATCATACCATTGTATAATTTGTAAGGCGATTTGTTATGATTAGGACCAATCGGTTCCCTGGGCGCTGCTCCTCTGTTCTTGCTGGAATCGCTTTTCCATTTAGCCAGTGCTTCTTTATATTCTGCAGAAGCTGTAGGAAAATCTTTCACCTGCTGCTCGTACCTGTCCAGGATCACTTTAAAGTCTTTATCCTTTTCCAGCACTTCCTTTTTAGTCCACGATTCAGCCGGTGTGCCACCCCAGGTAGCATTGATAATACCTACCGGAAAACCGGTTTTCACATGCACCTCTTTGGCAAAGTAATACGCCACACCCGAAAAGGTATCAGCCGTTGCCGGGCTGCACACTTTCCAGCTGCCTTCAAATTCATATTGCGGAACATCGGCCACTTTATTGGCTACATCAATCATGCGTATACCAAAGTAATCTGCCTTCTTTATTTCTTCTTCGTAGTTCAATACACCGGTGTAAGAAACGTTTTTGGTTTTAGCCATAAAAAACTCCATGTTCGACTGGCCCGATGCCAGCCATACTTCACCCAGTAATACGTTCTCTACTTTTATTTCATTGTTGCCCGTAAACTTAATGTAGTAAGGACCACCTGCTTTGCTGGTTTTTACATACGTGATCCACTTGCCGTCTGCCCCAGCTGTTACCTTAGCAGTACGCTGGTTCCAGCTGGTAAGTATGCTTATCTTTTCTCCCGGCAATGCCCAACCCCACAAAGCCACTTTACCCTGCTGCTGCAACACCATGTTGTTGCTGATAATGGAAGGAAGTTTCACATTCGCGCGCGCCTGTAAAAACAACATCAATGGCAATACAATCAATAATACCTTTTTCATCGCTTCTCACATTTTTAATACAACAAATTCGCCAGGCGATTGAACTCTGCCCGGGTGATAGTGAAAACAGTGCCGTGACGTGTACCCTTTGGAAAACTCACCTTATCAGATATATCTGTCCAGTTTTTCAAATCGATTGATGTTACTGCACCGTATTTGTGATCCCTGTATTTATCAAAGTACACAATCCAGCTGTTATTTGCAAATATGGCCGTAGGGCCTTCTGCCCAATATTTACCGGTGATGCTGGGCGAAGGAGCGCTCCAGCCGCTCAGCAGTTTTTTGCTGGTAGCCACATGCAGGTTCTTCTGTGGAGGCGTTTTCGTTTCATCTTTCAAAAACATCACGTATTTTTTACCATTGCGTAAAATGGTAGCATCAATGATGTTAAACCCTTTATCATATAAAATAGCCGCCTTGGAAAAAGTGGCGAAGTCCTTAGTAGTAGTATAGTAAATACGATGATTGTTATCGCCCAGGCTGTCTGTAGCCGGAAAACGGCCGGGGATGGTAGTAGCCCAGTAAATAACATACTGTTTAGTAGCTTCATCATACACCAGCTCAGGAGCCCACGCATTTTGTGCACCTGCTTCATGTTCCATTACAGGAATATATTCCTGTTTGCTCCAGTGTACCAGGTCTTCCGAGCTGGCATAACCTATGCCTTTATCTTTCCAGCTCACCGTCCACACCATATGAAATTTGCCATCGCCCCCGCGGATAATGCAGGGGTCACGCATCAGTTTGTCTTTTGCTACTTCCGGACGCAGCATGGTGCTATCGTCATTTAAAGCCGTCCAATGGTAGGCGTCCTCGCTGTAAGCCAGATGCAACCCATCCACACTGTTGCCTTTGAAATAGCAAAACATATATACTACACCTGTATCCTTTTGTTGTTGTGCCTGTACACGAATGCCGGCCAACAGCAACAACACCAGTATCAATCTTTTCATACACCCTTGTTTTTAAGTTGTTTAAGCTACCCGCAATTTAAAACACATTATCCACTGCTGGTCTGCTATACTGTTCTTTACTGTCAGACGTTTTAGGAAGCCCGAAGTAAAAATACAAGGTACGTTTAATGGGTGCAGTAATGCTGGTGGGTTCGCTTTGCGGACCTAACACCTTGGTATTAGCACTGATGTTCAATGCCAGCTTGGTACCAATAGGCGGAATACAATCCAGGAAAGAGATATTGCCGGATGGTAAAGCCGGATGTGGCGTTACACCTGTTAACGCATAAAAATCAAACAGGCGAACATATAAACCCGTGTCTTTGCTGGCTACATAAAACTTACCTTCTACGGTATTAAACTCCATCCAGGTAATATCGCCATAGTATCCTTTAAACTCCGGATAGACCATTGGCCAGTAACCGGTTTGGGTATTGTTATACAGGTTAGACCACACATTCACAGGTGTACCCTGTGAACGGTTTTTCCATTGTCTGTACGGACCTTTACCTAACCATTTAGCGCCCAGTATAAAGTTTTCGGGATAGTTAAAGCTTACACCTGCATAAGTATAGCTACCACTTTCCAGCGCATATTCATATTCCATGCTTACCCAGCCAGTGCCTGACATTTTCCAGCGCACGGTTTTCATGTTACCACTGTAGGTAAACTCTACCACTTCCCCATCTGCTTCTTTGTATTGCTTTACACCTGCTACGGTAGCAGTTCCATTCAACAATACCGGGCCGTTTTTAAACGACAGGTTATCGTTGGTGATGTTTTTAGTGCCTGCCAGCATACCGGTTTTCTTATCCAGTATTACAGATACTTCACCGCCCGTTAATACATAAGTACTATCCGTTTCTTTTACACTGGCAGTGCTGTTGTTTACCAGCAATATTTTATCCAACAATTGCTCATTGCTTTTTACTTTCCATGTCCACTTATACAATTCCTTTTTAAAAGGATCTAAGGCTACCAGCACTAATGCATCGTACTGTTTAAAGTCGGCAGGTAAGCTCAGCTGTAAAGTGCCGGTGGCGCCTGGTGCAATGGTGGGGGCAGCAGCGTTGCCCTTCTGCATGATATGATATCCTTCAAAGTCATCCTGTGGCTTATAGTAGTTTACCAAAGCCCACTGAAAAGTACACTGGTTGATGTTGGTAAAGTGAAAACGGTTCTCCACTTCAATGCCACCATTAAAACCGGCTGGTAATTCTTTCAGGGCAATTTTTACCGGAGAAAAAATTTCACGCAGCGCAAAGAAACTACCTTCTTTTTCACGATGTGGGCCCATGATTCCATCATTGGCGTTTAAGCCGTTGGCATCAATAATATTGTTATAGTCAG encodes the following:
- a CDS encoding rhamnogalacturonan lyase family protein, whose translation is MKVNIYFLPKGKSCMGVCTTLLFFITLLFSNSMYAQKQMEKLGRGVVAVRTSSSQVYVGWRLLGTDPSTISFNVYRGTTKLNSTPITTSTNYVDNVTTNGSYTIKPVISGVEQAASAAASVTTTSYLSVPITAPAGGTTPDGVAYTYSANDASVADLDGDGEYEIVLKWDPSNSKDNSQSGYTGNVFLDAYKLNGTRLWRIDLGRNIRAGAHYTQFQVYDLDGDGKAEVACKTADATIDGVGTVIGSSTADYRNTSGYVLSGPEYLTIFNGLTGAAMATTNYLPARGTVSSWGDSYGNRVDRFVANVAYLDGQRPSLVMGRGYYTRLVRVAWDWRNGTLTQRWTFDSNTSGNSAYAGQGNHQVTVGDVDGDGKDEVVNGSSAINDNGTGLYANGLGHGDAMHMSDMDPDRPGQEVWQCHETPSQYGVYGLEFRDANTGTPLWGVAATTDVGRALAADIDPRYKGYECWGTAGYLYDCKGNQIGTTRPSVNHVVWWDADLQRELLDGVNLDKWVYASNTSSRIKTLSDAANGSGASNNSTKANPCVTADILGDWREEIILRNSTSTALNIYTTTIVATNRFYTLMHDPQYRVAVAWQNTAYNQPPHPSFYLGEGMAAPPTPNIYTPGTTNTELVSGAVYNITARHSGLNLDLLAASTANNAAVVQNAVSATSTSQRWTVTATDNGYYQLTAVHSSKNMDITGKSTADAIGVIQYNPSTATNQQFAVIPVGGGYFELSPRHSGKCIEIANASTATNALAQQYTCSGATHQQFKFTPVTTTALAAKVATEDASIAVTVTPNPTNSTFLIKCKGAFSFTLFDMAGRLQESGKGTDQAEAGGRVAPGTYIIKVAGAKNKQSIKVLKL
- a CDS encoding glycoside hydrolase family 28 protein, with amino-acid sequence MKRIVLLVAVVCSMAFAALAQKQDVSWAAKVGARKFPAATATFPVNNYGAVGDGQTLNTKAIQAAIDACAGKGGGVVSFAPGNYVTGALFLKNGVNLNIGKGVTLLGSQNFDDYPEINTRIAGIETTWPAALLNVIGQKNVAITGEGTVNARGKFCWDKYWDMRKDYEKKGLRCIVDYDAKRVRTLLVQESSDISLKGITLKNAGFWTVQLLYSDHLTVDGLVIRNNEDGHGPSTDGIDIDSSTWVLVQNCDVDCNDDDFCLKAGRDADGLRVNRPTEYVVIRKCIARKGAGIVTLGSETSGGINHVLATDLMARGTKNGFLIKSALTRGGTISDIYIRNIDMDSVSIPLNFTMNWNPAYSYSKLPAGYQYDSIPVIWKKLLQQVTPEQGRPYFKDVYVDGIKARNSKQGILAIGLEESALQHFEFANVTIEASTAGEIKFAKGWKAKNVTITATDGSKVTIPGE
- a CDS encoding sialate O-acetylesterase, which gives rise to MKKVLLIVLPLMLFLQARANVKLPSIISNNMVLQQQGKVALWGWALPGEKISILTSWNQRTAKVTAGADGKWITYVKTSKAGGPYYIKFTGNNEIKVENVLLGEVWLASGQSNMEFFMAKTKNVSYTGVLNYEEEIKKADYFGIRMIDVANKVADVPQYEFEGSWKVCSPATADTFSGVAYYFAKEVHVKTGFPVGIINATWGGTPAESWTKKEVLEKDKDFKVILDRYEQQVKDFPTASAEYKEALAKWKSDSSKNRGAAPREPIGPNHNKSPYKLYNGMISPIVPYTLKGVIWYQGENNAEHAYQYRRLFPAMIENWRDDFKNNALPFYFVQISPHRSQNPEIREAQLLTFQHVAHTGMAVTTDNGDSLDIHPRNKKLVGERLSLWALHNNYGFKDITCSGPIYRSMKVEGKKIRIQFDYVDGGLVAKGDAALQEFTIAGSDEKFVPAQAVIEGNEVVVWSDAIDKPVAVRFAWRNVPMPNLYNKSFLPASPFRTDNWKGITEGKN
- a CDS encoding glycoside hydrolase family 43 protein; the protein is MKRLILVLLLLAGIRVQAQQQKDTGVVYMFCYFKGNSVDGLHLAYSEDAYHWTALNDDSTMLRPEVAKDKLMRDPCIIRGGDGKFHMVWTVSWKDKGIGYASSEDLVHWSKQEYIPVMEHEAGAQNAWAPELVYDEATKQYVIYWATTIPGRFPATDSLGDNNHRIYYTTTKDFATFSKAAILYDKGFNIIDATILRNGKKYVMFLKDETKTPPQKNLHVATSKKLLSGWSAPSPSITGKYWAEGPTAIFANNSWIVYFDKYRDHKYGAVTSIDLKNWTDISDKVSFPKGTRHGTVFTITRAEFNRLANLLY